GTCTCGATCCTGGCCTGCGACGTGCCGGCCCTCGTCGAGCACCTGCGCGGGCGCTGGCACGTCTGGAACAACGCAGGCGGGGTGCTGCGGCCGCTGGGGGAGCGGTGGACCGACGTCGAGGACCCCGCCAGCCAGCTGTGGCTGCGCGCGAGCGCGGCGGACCCGTGGGTGGTCGACGTGCCCCTGACACCGGACCGCGACGGGCGCTGGACCCACAAGTTCCTGCCCGGTGAGGACGCCCGGGTCGAGGACGTGACGTGGCTGGCCGACGACGGCATCCGCTACCTGGCGCCCGAGATCGTGCTGTCCTACAAGGCCCGGCTCGGGCGGGCCAAGGACGACCCCGACCTGGAGGCGTGCCTGCCGGTGCTCACGTCCGCGAAGCGGGTGTGGCTGTGGCGGGCGGTCGAGCAGACCGCGCCGGGCCACCCGTGGCTGGATCGTCTCCAGCAGCCCTAGGTGTTCTCCCCTTGGAGGTTGGGTACGCGGTCTGCGGTTGTTCTGCCGGCCAGTGAGGTGTTGCGTCGGTGGTGATTGCAGGTGTGGAGGAAGCCGGGGAAGGCTGCAGCAGTCCCTTGTGACTCGGAGAGGTAGGGCTGGGCGTTGGCATTCCTCGACATGGTGCGGTCGAACCGTTCGACTTTGCCGTTGACGGAGCCCCGCGGGGTGGTGGGCTTTGAGGTGGTCCTCGGTGCCCTACTCGCCGCTCTGGATGGCGACGCGCGGACCGGTATCCATGCCGGTGTGAGCAGCGCCATGGATTCTTTTGAGAGGTAGCGGCGGTCGCCAGCGATCCACCCGTCGTGCATGTCGATCAGTACCGCGCCGACGAGCCTGATCACAGCAGCGCGTTGGGAAGATCCTCACGACCCGGC
The Nocardioides marinisabuli genome window above contains:
- a CDS encoding nucleotidyltransferase domain-containing protein — encoded protein: MGELRVPLVRSPAEQAEDEAFLRLYGEWAPLTPGEMAAEMAGFDRPWWVVGGWAVEAATGFRREHEDLDVSILACDVPALVEHLRGRWHVWNNAGGVLRPLGERWTDVEDPASQLWLRASAADPWVVDVPLTPDRDGRWTHKFLPGEDARVEDVTWLADDGIRYLAPEIVLSYKARLGRAKDDPDLEACLPVLTSAKRVWLWRAVEQTAPGHPWLDRLQQP